One genomic segment of Gossypium arboreum isolate Shixiya-1 chromosome 3, ASM2569848v2, whole genome shotgun sequence includes these proteins:
- the LOC108476178 gene encoding uncharacterized protein LOC108476178 produces MAGHSDSSSSEKKSSEAMNDVPTFSTENMQNNMKVIYYSRTFMSIIGGVIAGILGFTGFMGFIFYFLVMAITSIGLIAKAKFSVHLYFDSWNRIILDGFMGGLMSFVLFWTFAYDIVHIF; encoded by the exons ATGGCTGGACATAGTGATTCAAGTTCGTCTGAAAAGAAATCAAGTGAAGCCATGAATGACGTACCGACCTTTAGCACGGAGAATATGCAAAATAACATGAAAGTTATATATTACAG CCGAACGTTTATGTCTATCATTGGAGGAGTTATTGCTGGAATTTTAGGGTTCACAGGCTTTATGGggtttatcttttattttcttgtcATGGCAATTACTTCAATTGGACTCATAGCAAAGGCAAAGTTCTCAGTCCATTTATATTTTGATAGCTGGAACCGGATTATACTCGATGGTTTCATGGGCGGGCTTATG TCATTCGTGCTATTTTGGAC ATTTGCGTACGACATTGTGCATATATTCTGA
- the LOC108476177 gene encoding uncharacterized protein LOC108476177, whose amino-acid sequence MEENKEGSTKLKAQDETRNLPSIFIIGCPNVGKRTLISRLASVEFEEEDSSQVVVHGWTINTKYYTADVSLCMAHLQDGFSAQTLPIFNHSTALVMVFDMSHLSTFSALQDWISYTDIQNLEILICMGNKVDRVPGHPVHAEYAKRVHKLDDSSTHPSSDFTRYGISEAEGSSLLENEDPSSDIRRKCLEWCIDHNIEFIEACALNADFDKCLSVDGDLQGVERLYGAISAHMWPGMVLKSGDMITEPSLPEKEDSSEEEPGYQFEYEVLSAGSAEPGDDIVEEWISASPANTFLDIGKSVDAGNSGSDCVQGNITRCEKDESHTFPTGSALGEKIDRMEPNAEEPGRASASEVDDGPHYEYEDLEQLMSEIGNIRSNLRLMPDFQRREMAAKLAIKMAAMFGGDSDDEEEI is encoded by the exons ATGGAAGAAAACAAGGAAGGATCCACAAAATTGAAAGCCCAGGATGAGACTAGGAACCTACCCTCCATTTTTATCATTGGATGTCCCAACGTCGGCAAGCGCACCCTGATCTCCC GACTTGCTTCTGTGGAGTTCGAAGAAGAAGATAGCTCCCAAGTGGTAGTCCATGG CTGGACTATCAATACGAAATACTACACTGCTGATGTTTCTCTGTGTATGGCTCATCTTCAAGATGGATTTTCAGCTCAAACGCTCCCTATATTTAACCATTCAACCGCCTTGGTCATGGTTTTTGATATGTCTCAT CTATCAACTTTTTCTGCTCTTCAGGATTGGATATCTTACACTGATATCCAAAACTTGGAGATTTTAATCTGCATGGGAAACAAAGTTGATCGAGTTCCAGGTCATCCTGTCCATGCTGAGTATGCAAAACGCGTACACAAACTTGATGATTCCTCTACTCATCCTTCATCTGACTTCACTCGATATGGAATTTCTGAAGCTGAAGGAAGCAGTCTATTGGAAAATGAAGACCCATCTTCCGACATTCGAAGGAAATGCTTGGAGTGGTGCATTGACCACAACATTGAGTTCATCGAAGCTTGTGCTTTGAATGCTGATTTTGACAAAT GTTTGTCAGTTGATGGAGATTTACAAGGAGTTGAACGTCTTTATGGTGCTATTTCTGCTCATATGTGGCCTGGAATGGTTCTGAAATCTGGTGATATGATAACTGAACCTTCGCTTCCTGAGAAAGAAG ATTCATCAGAGGAAGAGCCTGGTTATCAGTTTGAATATGAAGTGTTATCTGCGGGTTCAGCTGAACCAGGGGATGACATTGTTGAAGAATGGATTTCTGCAAGTCCGGCTAACACATTCCTGGATATAGGGAAATCAGTTGATGCGGGAAATTCTGGTTCAGATTGTGTTCAAGGAAACATAACCAGATGCGAAAAGGACGAGTCACATACCTTTCCCACAGGTTCTGCTTTAGGGGAGAAAATTGACAGAATGGAACCCAATGCTGAAGAACCTGGTCGAGCTTCAGCTTCAGAAGTAGATGATGGCCCCCATTATGAATATGAGGATTTGGAACAGTTGATGTCTGAGATTGGGAACATTCGCAGCAACTTGAGGTTAATGCCTGACTTTCAAAGGAGGGAGATGGCTGCCAAGCTGGCTATTAAAATGGCTGCCATGTTTGGAGGTGACAGTGATGACGAAGAGGAGATATGA
- the LOC108475450 gene encoding nuclear poly(A) polymerase 3 isoform X2, which yields MEEERSLSLLQLMVNEGLVPSPEEEENRKIVIEKLKQIVVAWVKRVAWQRRLPKQDIAASSATLLTYGSYGLGVHGSESDIDALCVGPYFATIVDDFFIVLYNMLKSRPEVSEIHCVKDAKVPLMRFEFDGISIDLPFVQLKVLAVPENLDILNPVFLRDIDETGWKSLSGVLANTRICRLVPDLESMLRCVKFWAKRRGVYGNLNGFLGGIHLAILAAFVCQCDPHAGLSALISHFFKTFAFWPWPRPVELQEGTLHPTLNPTETRLYMPIRLPFSPYEYCHSNITKSTFYKIRTEFLRGHNLTKDLLKFDFDWHNVLEPFPYTKKYARFLKIFLSASKQDELGDWVGWIKSRFRCLLFKLEEVQGLCDPNPAEHIDVNIADPHVIFYWGLQAGKTNAIDIKSVKDVFWRNISTGYQGPFGKMELSIVQASQVPKSAQFDTLSRKRTKACWKMMDYHQRRIPIYSQHVPQYIVGYVSTNGDPEYPNAGV from the exons atggaaGAGGAAAGATCACTCTCACTTCTTCAG TTAATGGTGAATGAAGGACTGGTGCCATCTCCAGAAGAAGAAGAGAATAGGAAAATTGTCATTGAAAAACTTAAACAA ATTGTAGTGGCGTGGGTTAAGCGAGTAGCTTGGCAACGTCGGCTTCCTAAACAAGACATAGCTGCTAGCAGTGCTACCTTATTAACATATGGCTCTTATGGCCTTGGG GTTCATGGTTCAGAGTCAGACATCGATGCTTTATGTGTTGGTCCTTACTTTGCCACCATCGTA GATGATTTCTTTATTGTTCTATATAACATGCTTAAGAGCAGACCTGAGGTATCTGAGATTCATTGTGTGAAGGATGCAAAAGTCCCACTAATGCGTTTTGAGTTCGATGGAATCTCGATAGATCTTCCCTTTGTGCAGCTTAAAGTTTTAGCTGTTCCAGAG AATTTAGACATTTTAAATCCTGTGTTTTTGAGAGATATCGATGAAACTGGTTGGAAAAGCTTGTCCGGGGTGCTAGCAAACACACGGATTTGTCGGCTTGTTCCAGACTTGGAG TCAATGTTACGATGTGTCAAATTTTGGGCAAAGAGACGAGGAGTGTATGGTAAT CTAAATGGGTTTCTTGGAGGAATTCATTTGGCAATTCTTGCTGCTTTTGTTTGTCAGTGTGATCCACATGCGGGTTTGAGTGCTCTAATTTCACATTTCTTCAAAACATTTGCTTTCTGGCCTTGGCCTAGACCGGTTGAACTGCAAGAAGGAACGTTACATCCTACTCTAAACCCCACAGAGACGAGGTTATATATGCCCATTCGGTTGCCATTTAGTCCTTATGAATATTGCCATTCAAACATCACCAAAAGCACATTCTATAAAATCAGAACTGAGTTTCTTCGTGGCCATAACTTAACCAAG GATCTTCTGAAGTTTGATTTTGATTGGCACAATGTATTGGAGCCTTTTCCTTACACAAAGAAATATGCTCGGtttctcaaaatttttctttcggCTTCCAAGCAGGATGAGCTTGGAGACTGGGTGGGTTGGATAAAGTCTCGCTTCCGCTGTCTTCTCTTCAAG CTAGAGGAGGTACAGGGTCTTTGTGACCCTAATCCCGCAGAACACATCGATGTCAACATAGCAGACCCACATGTCATTTTCTACTGGGGCTTACAAGCAGGCAAAACTAATGCCATAGACATCAAATCCGTCAAGGATGTTTTCTGGAGGAATATCAGTACCGGGTATCAAGGCCCTTTCGGAAAAATGGAGTTATCTATTGTGCAAGCCTCTCAAGTTCCCAAGTCTGCTCAATTCGATACCTTGAGCCGGAAAAGAACAAAAGCTTGTTGGAAGATGATGGACTACCATCAACGAAGGATCCCTATATACTCGCAGCATGTTCCGCAGTATATTGTTGGGTACGTATCGACAAATGGGGACCCTGAGTACCCAAATGCTGGGGTATAG
- the LOC108475450 gene encoding nuclear poly(A) polymerase 3 isoform X1 produces MEEERSLSLLQLMVNEGLVPSPEEEENRKIVIEKLKQIVVAWVKRVAWQRRLPKQDIAASSATLLTYGSYGLGVHGSESDIDALCVGPYFATIVDDFFIVLYNMLKSRPEVSEIHCVKDAKVPLMRFEFDGISIDLPFVQLKVLAVPENLDILNPVFLRDIDETGWKSLSGVLANTRICRLVPDLEKFQSMLRCVKFWAKRRGVYGNLNGFLGGIHLAILAAFVCQCDPHAGLSALISHFFKTFAFWPWPRPVELQEGTLHPTLNPTETRLYMPIRLPFSPYEYCHSNITKSTFYKIRTEFLRGHNLTKDLLKFDFDWHNVLEPFPYTKKYARFLKIFLSASKQDELGDWVGWIKSRFRCLLFKLEEVQGLCDPNPAEHIDVNIADPHVIFYWGLQAGKTNAIDIKSVKDVFWRNISTGYQGPFGKMELSIVQASQVPKSAQFDTLSRKRTKACWKMMDYHQRRIPIYSQHVPQYIVGYVSTNGDPEYPNAGV; encoded by the exons atggaaGAGGAAAGATCACTCTCACTTCTTCAG TTAATGGTGAATGAAGGACTGGTGCCATCTCCAGAAGAAGAAGAGAATAGGAAAATTGTCATTGAAAAACTTAAACAA ATTGTAGTGGCGTGGGTTAAGCGAGTAGCTTGGCAACGTCGGCTTCCTAAACAAGACATAGCTGCTAGCAGTGCTACCTTATTAACATATGGCTCTTATGGCCTTGGG GTTCATGGTTCAGAGTCAGACATCGATGCTTTATGTGTTGGTCCTTACTTTGCCACCATCGTA GATGATTTCTTTATTGTTCTATATAACATGCTTAAGAGCAGACCTGAGGTATCTGAGATTCATTGTGTGAAGGATGCAAAAGTCCCACTAATGCGTTTTGAGTTCGATGGAATCTCGATAGATCTTCCCTTTGTGCAGCTTAAAGTTTTAGCTGTTCCAGAG AATTTAGACATTTTAAATCCTGTGTTTTTGAGAGATATCGATGAAACTGGTTGGAAAAGCTTGTCCGGGGTGCTAGCAAACACACGGATTTGTCGGCTTGTTCCAGACTTGGAG AAATTCCAGTCAATGTTACGATGTGTCAAATTTTGGGCAAAGAGACGAGGAGTGTATGGTAAT CTAAATGGGTTTCTTGGAGGAATTCATTTGGCAATTCTTGCTGCTTTTGTTTGTCAGTGTGATCCACATGCGGGTTTGAGTGCTCTAATTTCACATTTCTTCAAAACATTTGCTTTCTGGCCTTGGCCTAGACCGGTTGAACTGCAAGAAGGAACGTTACATCCTACTCTAAACCCCACAGAGACGAGGTTATATATGCCCATTCGGTTGCCATTTAGTCCTTATGAATATTGCCATTCAAACATCACCAAAAGCACATTCTATAAAATCAGAACTGAGTTTCTTCGTGGCCATAACTTAACCAAG GATCTTCTGAAGTTTGATTTTGATTGGCACAATGTATTGGAGCCTTTTCCTTACACAAAGAAATATGCTCGGtttctcaaaatttttctttcggCTTCCAAGCAGGATGAGCTTGGAGACTGGGTGGGTTGGATAAAGTCTCGCTTCCGCTGTCTTCTCTTCAAG CTAGAGGAGGTACAGGGTCTTTGTGACCCTAATCCCGCAGAACACATCGATGTCAACATAGCAGACCCACATGTCATTTTCTACTGGGGCTTACAAGCAGGCAAAACTAATGCCATAGACATCAAATCCGTCAAGGATGTTTTCTGGAGGAATATCAGTACCGGGTATCAAGGCCCTTTCGGAAAAATGGAGTTATCTATTGTGCAAGCCTCTCAAGTTCCCAAGTCTGCTCAATTCGATACCTTGAGCCGGAAAAGAACAAAAGCTTGTTGGAAGATGATGGACTACCATCAACGAAGGATCCCTATATACTCGCAGCATGTTCCGCAGTATATTGTTGGGTACGTATCGACAAATGGGGACCCTGAGTACCCAAATGCTGGGGTATAG
- the LOC108475450 gene encoding nuclear poly(A) polymerase 3 isoform X3: MALMALGFMVQSQTSMLYVLDAKVPLMRFEFDGISIDLPFVQLKVLAVPENLDILNPVFLRDIDETGWKSLSGVLANTRICRLVPDLEKFQSMLRCVKFWAKRRGVYGNLNGFLGGIHLAILAAFVCQCDPHAGLSALISHFFKTFAFWPWPRPVELQEGTLHPTLNPTETRLYMPIRLPFSPYEYCHSNITKSTFYKIRTEFLRGHNLTKDLLKFDFDWHNVLEPFPYTKKYARFLKIFLSASKQDELGDWVGWIKSRFRCLLFKLEEVQGLCDPNPAEHIDVNIADPHVIFYWGLQAGKTNAIDIKSVKDVFWRNISTGYQGPFGKMELSIVQASQVPKSAQFDTLSRKRTKACWKMMDYHQRRIPIYSQHVPQYIVGYVSTNGDPEYPNAGV, from the exons ATGGCTCTTATGGCCTTGGG GTTCATGGTTCAGAGTCAGACATCGATGCTTTATGTGTTG GATGCAAAAGTCCCACTAATGCGTTTTGAGTTCGATGGAATCTCGATAGATCTTCCCTTTGTGCAGCTTAAAGTTTTAGCTGTTCCAGAG AATTTAGACATTTTAAATCCTGTGTTTTTGAGAGATATCGATGAAACTGGTTGGAAAAGCTTGTCCGGGGTGCTAGCAAACACACGGATTTGTCGGCTTGTTCCAGACTTGGAG AAATTCCAGTCAATGTTACGATGTGTCAAATTTTGGGCAAAGAGACGAGGAGTGTATGGTAAT CTAAATGGGTTTCTTGGAGGAATTCATTTGGCAATTCTTGCTGCTTTTGTTTGTCAGTGTGATCCACATGCGGGTTTGAGTGCTCTAATTTCACATTTCTTCAAAACATTTGCTTTCTGGCCTTGGCCTAGACCGGTTGAACTGCAAGAAGGAACGTTACATCCTACTCTAAACCCCACAGAGACGAGGTTATATATGCCCATTCGGTTGCCATTTAGTCCTTATGAATATTGCCATTCAAACATCACCAAAAGCACATTCTATAAAATCAGAACTGAGTTTCTTCGTGGCCATAACTTAACCAAG GATCTTCTGAAGTTTGATTTTGATTGGCACAATGTATTGGAGCCTTTTCCTTACACAAAGAAATATGCTCGGtttctcaaaatttttctttcggCTTCCAAGCAGGATGAGCTTGGAGACTGGGTGGGTTGGATAAAGTCTCGCTTCCGCTGTCTTCTCTTCAAG CTAGAGGAGGTACAGGGTCTTTGTGACCCTAATCCCGCAGAACACATCGATGTCAACATAGCAGACCCACATGTCATTTTCTACTGGGGCTTACAAGCAGGCAAAACTAATGCCATAGACATCAAATCCGTCAAGGATGTTTTCTGGAGGAATATCAGTACCGGGTATCAAGGCCCTTTCGGAAAAATGGAGTTATCTATTGTGCAAGCCTCTCAAGTTCCCAAGTCTGCTCAATTCGATACCTTGAGCCGGAAAAGAACAAAAGCTTGTTGGAAGATGATGGACTACCATCAACGAAGGATCCCTATATACTCGCAGCATGTTCCGCAGTATATTGTTGGGTACGTATCGACAAATGGGGACCCTGAGTACCCAAATGCTGGGGTATAG